In Wolinella succinogenes DSM 1740, a single genomic region encodes these proteins:
- a CDS encoding response regulator transcription factor, with product MNLEIFKTQSVLYAEDEEGISRHVGAILEIFFKKVYIARDGEEALELFYRHQPDVLVLDVCMPKLDGLMVLAQIREHDRKIPAIMITAHTEQPYLLRAVELNITKYLQKPFSKESLMESLRACEEYMRGWLGGELRVEIDESLSYNPSNKRLQIQEREIWLTKKESTLLEILLAKRGQVVGFDELINEVWGLEGGSRETLKFVIKEIRRKAGRAFIQNSFAQGYFIPKRS from the coding sequence GTGAATCTAGAGATTTTTAAAACACAAAGTGTGCTTTACGCCGAAGATGAAGAGGGGATTTCTCGTCATGTGGGGGCGATTTTGGAGATTTTCTTCAAAAAGGTCTATATTGCACGCGATGGGGAGGAGGCGCTAGAGCTCTTTTATCGCCATCAGCCTGATGTTCTGGTTTTGGATGTTTGCATGCCAAAGCTTGATGGATTGATGGTTTTAGCACAAATAAGAGAGCACGATCGAAAGATTCCTGCCATTATGATTACAGCTCATACGGAACAGCCCTATCTTTTGCGTGCCGTAGAGCTCAATATCACTAAATATCTCCAAAAGCCCTTTTCCAAGGAATCGCTCATGGAATCGCTTAGGGCGTGCGAGGAGTATATGCGCGGTTGGCTAGGTGGAGAGCTGAGGGTCGAGATTGATGAATCGCTCTCCTATAACCCTTCTAATAAGAGGCTCCAGATTCAAGAGCGAGAGATTTGGCTCACCAAAAAAGAATCAACCCTCTTGGAGATACTTTTGGCCAAGAGAGGGCAGGTGGTGGGGTTTGATGAGCTTATCAATGAGGTTTGGGGCTTAGAGGGAGGGAGTCGAGAGACACTCAAATTTGTGATCAAAGAGATCCGTCGCAAGGCGGGAAGAGCCTTTATCCAAAATAGCTTTGCTCAGGGTTATTTTATTCCCAAGAGAAGCTAA
- a CDS encoding MarC family protein — protein MSPLSLFFAIYVKFFFILSPFFVLSVFLSLTKEMSRPAMGKLALRTTVAILIASFVLFFFGEGIFKVLGITIDSFRIGAGALLFLSAVSLIQDKKIMIGDEVGDPAVVPLAIPVTVGPATTGMLLVMGAETKELVEMVVSLSALFGAVVSTGILLYLGSYLEQLIGKIGISILTKLTGLFLAALSAEIIFTGVKNSLTL, from the coding sequence GTGAGTCCGCTCAGCCTCTTTTTTGCCATCTATGTGAAGTTTTTCTTCATCCTTTCGCCCTTTTTCGTTCTCTCCGTCTTCCTCTCTCTGACCAAAGAGATGAGCCGCCCTGCGATGGGCAAGCTCGCCCTAAGAACCACTGTGGCGATTCTCATCGCCTCTTTTGTGCTTTTTTTCTTTGGAGAGGGCATTTTCAAGGTGCTAGGAATCACCATCGATTCGTTTAGAATCGGCGCGGGAGCGCTCCTCTTCCTTTCGGCTGTTTCGCTCATTCAAGATAAGAAGATCATGATCGGTGATGAAGTCGGTGATCCTGCGGTCGTTCCTTTGGCCATTCCCGTCACGGTTGGACCTGCCACCACGGGGATGCTTCTTGTGATGGGAGCCGAGACCAAGGAGCTCGTGGAGATGGTTGTGAGCTTAAGCGCTCTCTTTGGCGCCGTCGTAAGCACGGGCATTCTGCTTTATCTAGGAAGCTACCTTGAGCAGCTCATTGGAAAAATAGGAATCAGCATCCTCACTAAACTCACAGGACTCTTCCTAGCCGCGCTCTCAGCGGAGATCATCTTCACTGGCGTGAAAAACAGCCTCACCCTCTAA
- the dsrO gene encoding sulfate reduction electron transfer complex DsrMKJOP subunit DsrO, protein MAHKTPLSRRDFVQKAGILLAGGTALGGNQAQAISLQNPGRDAKEARYIGQEGKRFGMVIDLRLCVGCQACTSACKSENRVPKDKFRTYVPEYELGSYPSVRKAFLPQLCNHCEAPSCVSVCPTGATFKRTDGIVVVDNTICWGCGYCLNACPYDKRYFNPLTKVADKCTLCAHRVDAGLLPACVESCVGGARIFGDLNDPHSAVSKLLQNAPASVLNPAQGTKPRVFYIGLSHEIQSIPVSQAVLDDWAKKLDGLAPSEWASTYEGGK, encoded by the coding sequence ATGGCACACAAGACGCCACTGAGCCGTCGAGATTTTGTGCAAAAAGCAGGGATTTTGCTTGCAGGAGGAACGGCGCTTGGAGGGAATCAAGCCCAAGCGATCAGCCTCCAAAATCCTGGTCGAGATGCCAAAGAGGCTCGTTATATTGGACAAGAGGGAAAGCGCTTTGGGATGGTGATTGATCTGAGATTGTGTGTGGGATGCCAAGCCTGCACGAGCGCTTGTAAAAGTGAAAATAGAGTCCCCAAAGATAAGTTTCGAACCTATGTTCCTGAATATGAATTAGGGAGCTATCCGAGCGTGCGAAAAGCTTTTTTACCTCAGCTTTGCAACCACTGCGAAGCCCCTTCGTGCGTGAGCGTCTGTCCTACGGGAGCCACCTTCAAGCGCACGGATGGAATCGTGGTTGTGGACAACACCATTTGCTGGGGGTGTGGCTACTGTCTTAATGCCTGTCCTTATGACAAACGCTATTTCAATCCTCTCACCAAAGTTGCAGACAAATGCACTCTTTGCGCCCATCGAGTGGATGCAGGGCTCTTACCAGCGTGTGTGGAGAGCTGCGTAGGAGGGGCGAGAATTTTTGGTGACTTGAATGATCCTCATAGCGCAGTCTCAAAGCTGCTTCAAAACGCTCCCGCTTCAGTGCTCAACCCTGCTCAGGGGACTAAACCAAGAGTTTTTTACATCGGACTTAGCCATGAGATACAGAGCATTCCCGTGAGTCAAGCCGTGCTGGATGATTGGGCAAAGAAGCTAGATGGCTTAGCCCCTAGCGAATGGGCTAGCACCTATGAAGGAGGAAAATAG
- a CDS encoding ACT domain-containing protein yields the protein MREHLSIFMENKPGMLERLTRLFSESKVNIIAFSIASGGEFGVAKFLLDQPKIAYAALKKEGIAVSLRPVVIPIIQEKIGGLHELLLFLREQGINIEDSYGFLLKGESKAAVVLESKEERLEEVLLEGGYEFFKG from the coding sequence ATGAGAGAGCATCTATCCATTTTTATGGAAAATAAGCCGGGGATGCTAGAGCGACTCACGCGACTCTTTAGCGAATCGAAAGTGAATATTATCGCTTTTAGTATCGCTAGCGGAGGAGAGTTTGGGGTGGCAAAGTTTTTGCTCGATCAGCCCAAGATTGCCTATGCGGCGCTCAAAAAGGAGGGAATCGCTGTCTCTTTGCGCCCTGTGGTGATTCCTATCATCCAAGAGAAGATAGGAGGATTGCATGAGCTTTTACTTTTTTTGAGAGAGCAGGGAATCAATATCGAGGATAGCTATGGATTCTTGCTCAAAGGAGAATCAAAAGCCGCTGTGGTGCTAGAGAGCAAAGAGGAGCGATTAGAAGAGGTCTTACTAGAAGGCGGGTATGAGTTTTTCAAAGGGTGA
- a CDS encoding methyl-accepting chemotaxis protein encodes MKSLFFRMRAIHYLGIALLLFNAYFFTDNPLGEMIQYSCALVLLFHDIDEKRWGVDLSRAMNQELTQMDLQKKLSIDTRYNQEAQETLEAISAFKENIQTIAQGIQKAQTQNQNYINRLERVSHEVRLFGEEEHSIIERSMKISQEAKTNLALFAQGIKKNQEGTKEAKKGLDDNQKEVGNLIAQIQMVHEIERELLEEFKGLAENAKGAKKMIETIKEIADQTNLLALNAAIEAARAGEHGRGFAVVADEVRKLAERTQKNLLQIDTGIQSILLSVDANESKIHRNSKQMELLLLASESTKTEMGSLESILLGNIQESEQILGTTQEIEEGINRVTKEVQNIQGLGERRSIHSKEIQGVSLGLQNSSEYLRSGLQSLVDSPS; translated from the coding sequence ATGAAATCCCTCTTCTTCCGTATGCGCGCAATCCACTATCTAGGAATCGCTCTGCTTCTCTTTAACGCCTACTTCTTTACCGACAATCCCCTTGGGGAAATGATCCAATACTCCTGCGCCTTGGTTTTACTCTTTCATGATATTGATGAAAAGCGCTGGGGCGTCGATCTCTCTAGGGCGATGAATCAAGAACTCACCCAAATGGATCTGCAAAAAAAGCTTTCCATCGACACCCGCTACAACCAAGAAGCCCAAGAAACACTGGAGGCCATTAGCGCTTTTAAAGAGAATATTCAAACAATCGCTCAAGGCATTCAAAAGGCACAGACCCAAAACCAAAATTACATCAATCGGCTCGAGCGAGTGTCACATGAAGTGCGTCTTTTTGGGGAGGAAGAGCACTCCATCATCGAACGCTCCATGAAAATCTCCCAAGAAGCCAAAACAAATCTCGCCCTCTTCGCCCAAGGAATCAAAAAGAACCAAGAAGGGACAAAAGAGGCCAAAAAAGGGCTTGATGACAACCAAAAAGAGGTGGGAAACCTCATCGCCCAAATTCAAATGGTGCACGAAATCGAGCGCGAGCTTTTAGAGGAATTCAAGGGGCTCGCCGAGAACGCCAAGGGAGCCAAGAAGATGATTGAGACCATCAAGGAGATTGCTGATCAAACCAATCTTTTGGCTCTCAATGCCGCCATTGAAGCCGCTAGAGCAGGCGAGCATGGTCGAGGGTTTGCCGTGGTGGCGGACGAAGTGCGAAAGCTCGCTGAACGCACCCAGAAAAACCTCCTCCAGATTGATACAGGCATCCAGTCCATTCTCCTCTCCGTTGATGCAAATGAATCCAAAATCCATCGCAACTCCAAGCAGATGGAGCTCTTGCTGCTCGCCTCTGAGAGCACCAAAACAGAGATGGGATCGCTTGAGTCGATCCTTTTAGGAAACATCCAGGAATCTGAACAGATTCTGGGAACAACCCAAGAGATCGAAGAGGGCATCAATCGCGTCACCAAAGAGGTTCAAAATATTCAAGGATTGGGCGAGCGACGCTCCATCCATTCCAAGGAGATACAAGGGGTCTCCTTGGGGCTTCAAAACAGTAGCGAGTACCTAAGAAGCGGCCTCCAATCTCTCGTGGATTCTCCCTCTTGA
- a CDS encoding cache domain-containing protein, translating to MNPSHFSTKAKTMILVLGLFLLLSFVFGWLRYADVKESIQEAQLNYSRQIDNIYQASLNRLSLFYVNRGYANLNSHGIREALEEGNGAELERLSRFRWEVLSQENRYLMQMRFYDTSLMLIASLGDSNLPSKLRITSPLDENPRYGFALFPRSFSYNILIPAYKEGKFLGILEFVVSADYFLKEVEAFSEIRGFIFVRSELFQEERSDLPRSTPFVLFATNQEEPIADEKALAGASLLSKREHEIQGRFFVTHDFGLYSYVKEEVGKLVFFQEVSAAHQKLWGAIYGSFFGALALFLAVIVILHYGFEVLIRRLEESNKLLLQSQTNLQLLNQGLEERVNREIEHRMRQEEESKEKERLLLHQSKLASMGEMIGNIAHQWRQPLTELSAIFIRLEILSEQGTLGHQKLQEGFRECERLVGFMSKTIDDFRGFFVQDKGLELYSINEACKNTLKLLHSALHAHAIEVEIIEEEEIWIKGHPREFAQAILNILGNAKDILLERQVRSPQIKLLIGRRANQAYVRIEDNGGGIELSPVEKIFEPYISTKHAGSGTGIGLYMSKTIIEKNAKGTLSAHNSSVGAVFEIYL from the coding sequence ATGAATCCTAGCCACTTCTCCACAAAAGCCAAAACAATGATTTTAGTTTTGGGGCTTTTTCTGCTTCTCTCTTTTGTTTTTGGATGGCTTCGTTACGCTGATGTCAAGGAGTCAATTCAGGAGGCTCAGCTCAACTACTCTCGTCAAATTGATAACATCTACCAAGCCTCGCTCAATCGCCTCAGCCTCTTTTATGTTAACCGAGGATATGCCAACCTGAACTCTCATGGCATCAGAGAAGCCCTAGAAGAGGGAAATGGGGCAGAGCTTGAGAGGCTTTCTCGTTTTCGTTGGGAGGTTTTAAGTCAAGAGAATCGATACTTGATGCAGATGCGCTTTTATGATACTTCGCTCATGCTCATTGCCTCTCTGGGGGATTCTAATCTGCCATCAAAACTGAGAATCACCTCTCCCTTGGATGAGAATCCTCGCTATGGCTTTGCCCTGTTTCCTCGCTCCTTTAGCTATAACATCTTAATTCCCGCCTACAAAGAGGGGAAGTTTTTGGGAATCTTGGAGTTTGTGGTTTCGGCGGACTATTTTTTGAAAGAGGTGGAGGCTTTTTCGGAGATTCGAGGTTTTATTTTTGTAAGAAGCGAACTTTTTCAGGAGGAGAGGTCTGACTTGCCCCGCTCCACCCCTTTTGTTCTCTTTGCGACCAATCAAGAAGAGCCCATAGCGGATGAAAAAGCCTTGGCTGGAGCGAGCCTTCTCTCTAAGAGAGAACATGAAATTCAAGGACGCTTTTTCGTGACACACGATTTTGGGCTCTACTCCTATGTTAAGGAGGAGGTGGGCAAACTTGTTTTTTTTCAAGAGGTGAGCGCTGCTCACCAGAAGCTTTGGGGGGCGATTTACGGTTCATTTTTTGGAGCATTGGCACTATTTTTAGCCGTGATTGTGATTTTGCACTATGGGTTTGAGGTGTTGATTCGACGCCTTGAAGAATCTAATAAACTTCTTTTGCAAAGCCAAACCAATCTCCAACTTCTCAACCAAGGGCTTGAAGAGCGCGTCAATAGGGAAATTGAACATCGAATGCGCCAAGAAGAAGAATCTAAAGAGAAAGAGCGGCTGCTTCTCCATCAGAGCAAGCTAGCCAGCATGGGCGAGATGATCGGTAATATTGCTCACCAATGGCGCCAACCCCTCACGGAGCTCAGTGCAATTTTTATTCGCTTAGAGATATTGAGCGAACAGGGAACATTGGGGCATCAAAAGCTTCAAGAGGGTTTTAGAGAGTGCGAAAGATTGGTGGGATTTATGTCAAAAACCATTGACGATTTTCGCGGTTTTTTTGTCCAAGATAAGGGGCTTGAACTTTATAGCATCAATGAGGCGTGCAAAAACACTCTCAAGCTTCTTCACTCCGCCCTCCACGCCCACGCTATTGAGGTGGAGATTATTGAAGAGGAGGAGATTTGGATCAAGGGGCATCCAAGAGAATTTGCTCAGGCGATTCTCAATATTTTAGGGAATGCCAAAGATATTCTTCTAGAGCGCCAAGTGCGCTCTCCTCAAATCAAGCTTTTGATCGGCAGGAGAGCGAATCAAGCCTATGTGAGAATCGAAGATAATGGCGGAGGAATCGAGCTCTCTCCTGTCGAAAAAATTTTTGAACCCTACATCTCCACCAAACACGCAGGAAGTGGCACGGGGATTGGGCTTTATATGAGTAAGACAATCATCGAAAAAAATGCCAAAGGAACACTAAGCGCTCACAACTCCTCTGTGGGGGCTGTGTTTGAAATCTATCTTTAG
- a CDS encoding DMT family transporter — translation MSNRSTLLPYGALILAMFIWGSSFIALKYAFISYDSSWVIFWRLLFATLFLLLFIPKMSLRSFRPQDLPALLLMALLEPCLYFVFESKAIENTTASQAGMISSMLPVLVALLAAWLLGERLKSRMMIGFLVAILGALWLSLSSSLSDYAPNPLLGNFLEFLAMLCAAFFTISVKRLSQRYNAFFLTGFQSLMGALFFGVLTFASPLSEPMGRDELHFGAIGAIVYLGVVVSFGGYGLYNYALSKVEASQAAGFTNLIPLFSLILGYLLLGETLNSSQLFGCGLIFLGVVGAFYRQKSRG, via the coding sequence ATGTCAAATCGCTCCACCCTCCTCCCCTATGGGGCGCTCATCTTAGCGATGTTCATTTGGGGGAGCTCCTTTATCGCGCTCAAATATGCGTTTATCAGTTACGATTCTTCTTGGGTGATTTTTTGGCGACTCCTTTTTGCCACGCTCTTTCTTCTCCTCTTTATTCCCAAAATGTCTCTTCGCTCTTTTCGCCCCCAAGACCTCCCCGCTCTGCTTCTCATGGCCCTGCTTGAACCCTGCCTCTACTTCGTCTTTGAATCCAAAGCGATTGAAAACACCACCGCCTCTCAAGCGGGCATGATCTCATCCATGCTCCCTGTATTGGTCGCTCTGTTGGCCGCATGGCTTCTAGGCGAACGGCTTAAGAGTCGAATGATGATTGGATTTTTAGTGGCGATTCTAGGGGCTCTTTGGCTTAGCCTCTCCTCCTCTTTGAGTGACTACGCTCCCAACCCTCTGCTGGGGAATTTCTTGGAGTTTTTAGCGATGCTCTGCGCCGCTTTCTTCACCATTAGCGTCAAGCGTTTAAGCCAGCGCTACAATGCCTTTTTTCTCACTGGATTTCAGTCGCTCATGGGAGCGCTCTTTTTTGGAGTTTTGACCTTTGCCTCTCCTTTGAGTGAACCCATGGGAAGGGATGAGCTTCATTTTGGAGCGATTGGGGCTATTGTTTACTTAGGAGTGGTGGTGAGCTTTGGCGGGTATGGGCTCTACAACTACGCCCTCTCCAAAGTGGAGGCAAGCCAAGCCGCAGGATTCACCAACCTCATCCCCCTCTTCTCTCTCATCCTTGGCTACCTTCTGCTGGGCGAGACGCTCAACTCTTCGCAACTCTTTGGCTGTGGACTCATCTTTTTAGGAGTAGTTGGAGCGTTTTATCGACAAAAAAGCAGGGGTTGA
- the nrfD gene encoding NrfD/PsrC family molybdoenzyme membrane anchor subunit encodes MDFGLLLHTISTITPDRPWGIDIPNYFWFTGSSAAAFIISSFAHVFGMKQYKPIAGFSLLLAFVLLAAAPFNLVDDLRQPGRIFNFFLYGWENFPTSPMKWGVLLLLSYPILILFEALILYRPYFVRAYHQSQKALARQVYRLASLGRMELSDAEEERDHRLGFILGAAGIPLALSVHGYTGYILGAVHAIPLWHTPLMPILFLASAMVSGTGLLLVVLPLFQKFFTDFKQVDREVMQKLMRLLAWFIVIDLAIRFFWLTFAMPFNGEEKYALERFFSHHFYDVVFIEYLLCLILPMAVGFSSRLSQKTPLVILMGVICAIGVWLFRWNTVIGGQGIGKSTPGLLEYHPHFWGQDSLLAIASNWGIFIALLMIVMAIFPWDKEMATHYEQNKGGQ; translated from the coding sequence ATGGATTTTGGATTATTGCTTCACACAATCAGCACTATCACTCCCGATCGACCTTGGGGGATTGATATTCCAAATTATTTTTGGTTCACGGGAAGTTCAGCGGCGGCTTTTATTATTTCTAGTTTTGCTCATGTTTTTGGGATGAAACAGTATAAGCCCATCGCTGGATTCTCTTTGTTGTTGGCTTTTGTGCTTTTGGCCGCCGCACCTTTTAATCTTGTGGATGACCTGAGACAGCCCGGAAGAATCTTTAATTTTTTCCTTTATGGTTGGGAAAACTTCCCCACTTCTCCAATGAAATGGGGTGTTTTGCTGCTGCTCTCCTATCCGATTCTCATTCTCTTTGAGGCACTGATTCTCTATCGACCCTATTTTGTGAGAGCCTATCATCAGAGCCAAAAGGCTCTAGCCCGTCAGGTTTATCGTCTGGCGAGTCTGGGGCGAATGGAGCTTAGCGATGCAGAAGAGGAGAGAGATCATCGTTTAGGATTTATTCTTGGGGCGGCGGGGATTCCTCTTGCGCTGAGTGTGCATGGTTATACGGGCTACATCCTTGGGGCGGTGCATGCGATTCCCCTTTGGCACACCCCTTTGATGCCCATTTTATTCCTTGCTTCCGCGATGGTTTCGGGGACGGGATTGCTTTTGGTGGTTTTGCCGCTATTTCAGAAGTTTTTCACTGACTTCAAACAGGTGGACCGGGAGGTGATGCAAAAGCTCATGAGGCTTTTGGCTTGGTTTATCGTGATTGATTTGGCGATTCGATTCTTTTGGCTCACTTTTGCCATGCCTTTTAATGGCGAGGAGAAGTATGCGTTGGAGCGGTTCTTTTCGCATCATTTCTATGATGTGGTCTTTATTGAATATCTGCTTTGCCTTATTTTACCCATGGCAGTGGGATTCTCATCGCGCTTGAGCCAAAAGACTCCCCTCGTGATTCTTATGGGGGTCATCTGCGCCATTGGCGTGTGGCTTTTTCGATGGAATACGGTCATTGGCGGGCAAGGAATTGGCAAGAGCACCCCGGGGCTTTTAGAGTATCACCCCCATTTTTGGGGGCAGGATAGTCTTTTGGCTATTGCTTCTAATTGGGGAATCTTTATTGCCCTTTTAATGATTGTCATGGCGATTTTTCCTTGGGATAAAGAGATGGCAACCCACTACGAACAAAACAAAGGAGGTCAATGA
- a CDS encoding nitrous oxide reductase accessory protein NosL: protein MRQRVKIGVKIFLIGVCFSGILMAGSGVSPERMEEWLKESNTTCPIKFVDTSRYPKWRAVILYKDNQKEFFSSPKSMLHYFYTQSYRNFSGVQALYVTDYETGGLIESSEAYYVFGSRIVSMSGDDLIPFGTRESAEKFAKEHSGKRIFEFKEVTKKLVDYLEIR, encoded by the coding sequence GTGAGACAAAGAGTGAAAATAGGGGTAAAGATTTTCCTTATTGGGGTCTGTTTTTCAGGAATCTTGATGGCAGGATCGGGAGTTTCGCCAGAGAGGATGGAGGAGTGGCTCAAAGAGAGCAATACCACATGCCCTATCAAGTTTGTGGACACGAGCCGCTATCCCAAATGGCGCGCTGTGATTCTCTATAAAGACAACCAAAAGGAGTTTTTTAGTTCGCCAAAATCAATGCTCCACTACTTTTATACCCAATCGTATCGTAACTTCTCAGGTGTGCAAGCCCTCTATGTGACGGACTATGAGACAGGAGGTTTGATTGAATCAAGTGAAGCTTATTATGTTTTTGGAAGTCGAATCGTCAGTATGTCGGGAGATGATCTTATCCCCTTTGGCACTAGAGAATCGGCGGAAAAGTTCGCCAAAGAGCACTCAGGGAAGCGAATATTTGAGTTTAAAGAGGTCACTAAAAAGCTCGTGGACTATTTAGAAATCAGGTGA
- a CDS encoding phenylacetate--CoA ligase family protein: MFYDPNEGLSRSELDALALQRFQETLARASKSPAYQKKNLPSTLRSLQEVRELPFTLKQDLRDAFPYGFLAAPLESCVRLHSSSGTTGNPTVMLYTQNDLDNWSKLMARCMSLSGANRHDIFQNIMGYGLFTGGIGFHYGAERLGMLTIPIGPGNSKRQGWFMKHLGVSVVHILPSYAFRLYSHLKEEGVDPKELPLRIAFIGAEPHSEAMRREIERLYGIKAFNSFGLSEMNGPGVAFECQEQSGMHLWEDYYYAEIIDPETLEVLPDGEWGELVISSIHREAMPLVRYRTRDLTRIIPEPCKCGRVHRRIDRIKGRTDDMLIINGVNLFPMQIEKTILGMKGVGSHYIIEVHKEQFLDKLYVKIEMTEEAFSGSLSELEALQKSLTAALTSELGVNPKVKLVERGSLPVEEGKAKRVYDYREKELA, encoded by the coding sequence ATGTTTTACGATCCCAACGAAGGCCTCTCTCGCTCCGAGCTAGACGCCTTAGCCCTTCAGCGCTTCCAAGAGACTTTAGCGCGCGCCTCGAAATCTCCCGCCTACCAGAAGAAAAATCTTCCCTCCACTCTCCGTTCCCTCCAAGAGGTTCGCGAGCTTCCCTTTACGCTCAAGCAAGACCTGCGTGATGCTTTCCCCTATGGATTCCTTGCCGCCCCCTTGGAATCGTGTGTGAGGCTCCATAGTTCCAGCGGCACGACGGGCAATCCCACGGTGATGCTCTACACGCAAAATGACTTAGACAATTGGTCTAAGTTGATGGCGCGCTGTATGAGCTTAAGTGGAGCGAATCGCCATGATATTTTTCAGAATATCATGGGATATGGACTCTTCACGGGAGGGATCGGATTCCATTATGGTGCAGAGAGATTGGGGATGCTCACGATTCCTATTGGTCCAGGAAATAGCAAGCGTCAGGGCTGGTTCATGAAGCATTTAGGGGTGAGTGTGGTGCATATCTTGCCAAGCTACGCCTTTAGATTATATTCCCACCTCAAAGAGGAGGGGGTCGATCCCAAAGAGCTTCCTTTAAGAATCGCTTTTATTGGGGCAGAGCCCCACAGCGAGGCGATGCGGCGTGAAATTGAGCGTCTGTATGGAATCAAGGCTTTCAACTCTTTTGGGCTCTCTGAGATGAATGGTCCAGGCGTGGCTTTTGAGTGTCAGGAGCAGAGCGGGATGCATCTTTGGGAGGACTACTACTATGCGGAGATCATTGATCCAGAGACGCTTGAGGTCTTGCCCGATGGAGAGTGGGGGGAGCTGGTGATTAGCTCCATCCATAGAGAGGCGATGCCTTTGGTGCGCTATCGAACGCGCGATTTGACAAGAATTATCCCTGAGCCATGCAAGTGCGGAAGAGTCCATCGGCGAATCGATCGCATCAAGGGACGCACCGATGATATGCTCATTATCAATGGGGTCAATCTTTTCCCTATGCAGATTGAAAAGACGATTCTAGGGATGAAGGGAGTGGGAAGCCACTATATTATCGAAGTGCATAAAGAGCAGTTTCTTGATAAGCTCTATGTCAAAATCGAAATGACCGAGGAGGCATTTTCGGGCAGCCTCAGTGAGTTAGAGGCACTCCAAAAGAGCCTCACAGCGGCGCTCACATCAGAGCTTGGGGTCAACCCCAAGGTGAAGCTAGTCGAGAGAGGGAGTCTGCCTGTGGAAGAGGGAAAAGCCAAGCGAGTCTATGACTACCGAGAAAAGGAGCTTGCATGA